A part of Pieris napi chromosome 9, ilPieNapi1.2, whole genome shotgun sequence genomic DNA contains:
- the LOC125052423 gene encoding odorant receptor Or1-like yields the protein MEVTIKHLVKKMGLWFGPLRDSTNLFAKICIICFFITNVAQFVSLIRSRNDPEHLFACFSVLSFCGMGFIKLTSLQLRRKSWRFLYKNTYNIENEQLNNDDKTVNYESEDEENRTFSPHILLYTKQFATTSSWLTKMYSFTAVVYILSPFIGYAMYNANGNVDDFRVHILPIWSPLDKLSIIGYVFTLIVELIASIYCVAIHITFDTIATGTMIIICGQFSSLHEYSQQICGSGKRSDLNVKRDARAHYRIKKCNFIHVTLLSMVNKLNELIRNIIGIYFFLATLTLCSVAVQLQSTKLSATQLISLLQYMCATLIQLLLYCHYGHAVQTKSAVFIGDGPFTSSWWSVSGKVRREIAILCTGMSHSCRLFAGPFNVLNLHSFIQIIKTAYSYYTVLRRTSELEK from the exons ATGGAGGTAACAATCAAACATTTGGTCAAAAAGATGGGATTATGGTTTGGTCCGCTGCGAGATAGCACGAACTTGTTCGCAAagatttgtattatttgcttctttataacgaatgtGGCCCAATTTGTTTCTTTGATTAGAAGCAGAAATGATCCAGAACATCTGTTTGCATGCTTCAGCGTTCTCTCATTTTGTGGAATGGGTTTTATTAAGCTGACATCGCTACAGTTAAGAAGGAAATCTTGGCGATTTCTCTACAAGAATACTTACAATATTGAAAACGAGCAATTGAACAATGATGATAAAACTGTAAATTACGAATCTGAGGATGAAGAAAACAGAACATTTTCTCcgcatattttattatatacgaaaCAGTTTGCTACTACAAGCAGTTGGTTGACAAAAATGTATAGTTTCACCGCTGTTGTGTATATTTTGTCTCCATTTATTGGATACGCGATGTACAATGCAAACGGAAACGTAGACGACTTTAGGGTACATATATTACCAATTTGGTCACCATTAGACAAACTCAGTATTATTGGTTACGTGTTCACATTAATCGTCGAATTAATAGCATCGATATACTGTGTGGCCATTCATATAACCTTTGATACAATTGCTACGGGAACAATGATAATTATTTGTGGTCAGTTTTCTTCGCTACACGAATATAGCCAACAAATTTGTGGAAGTGGGAAGCGATCTGACTTGAATGTGAAAAGAGATGCTAGAGCGCATTAccgaataaaaaaatgtaatttcatTCATGTTACATTGTTAAG caTGGTCAACAAATTGAATGAGTTAATAAGGAATATCAtcggtatatattttttcttagcCACCTTGACTTTATGTTCAGTGGCGGTACAACTACAATCT ACGAAGCTAAGCGCCACTCAGCTAATCTCTCTGCTACAGTACATGTGCGCGACTCTTATACAGCTTTTACTTTACTGTCATTATGGACATGCAGTACAAACCAAG AGTGCTGTATTTATTGGGGATGGCCCATTTACGTCATCCTGGTGGAGTGTTAGTGGCAAAGTGCGACGTGAAATTGCGATTTTATGCACAGGCATGTCTCACAGTTGTAGACTCTTTGCCGGCCcatttaatgttttgaatCTTCACTCATTTATTCAG ATTATTAAAACTGCATACAGTTACTACACAGTGCTTCGCCGTACGTCTGAACTagagaaataa